CCGCCTCACTTGCGTCAGGGGACGAACAACCGCCGATCAGCGCCGTCTGGCCCGCGCCGGCCGCGAAACGCGGCGACTCACGGGGCGCTCGCCCCCTCGACCTCCCCCTTGTCCATCAAAACGGCGTGTGCCGCCGCCAAGCGCGCGATCGGTACCCGTGGGCCGGAACAGGAGACGTAGGACAGACCTATGGAATGGCAGAACCGGATGGACTCCGGGTGCCCGCCGTGCTCTCCGCAGATACCCACCTTGAGGCCCGACCGGGTTTCCCGCCCCCAGCCGACAGCCAGTTCCATCAGCTTGCCCACACCCTTGGTGTCCAGGACCTCGAAGGGGTTGTCCTGCAGTATCTGGTTCTCGTTGTAGAGTGGGAGAAACTTGTTCTCCGCGTCCTCGCGGGAAAACGAAAAGGTCGCCTGGGTCAGGTCGTTGGTCCCGAAGGAGAAAAACTCCACCTCCTCGGCCAGACTTCCGGCCCGCATGCAGGCGCGCACCACCTCGATCATGGTGCCGAACTTGAGGGGTACCTCGACACCACTCTGCTCCTCCACGGACTGCTGGACTTCCCGGACAGTGCGGTACACGAACTTGAGCTCCTGCGCGGTGGAGACCTGCGGCACCATGATCTCGGGATGGACATCCATCCCTTCCTTGATGCATTCTGCGGCGGCCTCCAGGACCGCCCGGATCTGCATCGCATAGATCTCCGGAAACGTGATACCCAGCCGGACCCCGCGATGACCCAGCATGGGATTGACCTCCGTGAGCGTGCGTACCTTCCTGAGCATGGTCTCCTTCTTGATCATCGCCTCGTCGACCAGCCTCGGATCTGCCAGCTTCAGGACATTCGGCTGAACCGCGTCATCCGAGTACATGAGATTGACCGTATCGAACAGGACTTCGACGCCCAGTACGACATCGCTCAGGCGACGGAGCCGCTCCAGTTCCTCGGTCAGCTGCTGTTCGGAGGGAAGAAACTCGTGGATGGGTGGGTCCAGGAGCCGAATGGTTACCGGACGCGGCGCCATGACCTTCAGGATCTCCTTGAAATCACGGCGTTGGATCGGCAGCAGACTATCCAGCGCGACCCTGCGCTGTTCCTGGTCCTCGGCCAGGATCATGTCGATCACCAGGGGCAGGCGTTCGACACCGTTGAACATGCGTTCGGTGCGACAGAGGCCAATGCCGTTGGCGCCGTATCGCAGGGCCCGCTCGGCGTCGTCGGGGGTGTCGGCGTTGGCCATCACGCTGAGGGTTGAGGATTCATCCGCCCATTCCAGCAGCGTTTCCAACTCGCTGGTAAATGCAGGCTCGGTCGTCGGGACTTCACCGAGGTAGACGTCGCCCGTACTACCGTCGATCGTGATCAGATCCTCTTCGCGGATGATGTGCCCGCCGACCAGGGCCTGACGTCGCTGCACGTCGACCGAGATGCCTTCGGCCCCGGCGACGCAGGGCTTGCCCATACCGCGCGCGACCACGGCCGCATGCGAGGTCTTCCCGCCACGGGCGGTCAGGATCCCCTTGGAGGCAAAGAAACCGTGGATGTCCTCGGGCTTGGTCTCTTCGCGCAGCAGGATCACGCGCCGGCCCGTGCGCCCGAGTTCCTCCGCCCGGTCGGCGTCGAACACCGCATGTCCCGCGGCCGCCCCCGGCGACGCGGGCAAGCCCCTGGCCACCGGGGCATGTTTCGGCCCCGGCGCGAGCCGGGGAAACAGAAGCTGCTCGAGAGACTCGGGTTGCACCCGCAGCAAGGCCTCCTTCCGGGACAGCAACCCCTCGCGCACCATCTCCACGGAGGCGCGCACCAGGGCCGTCGCGTTCATCTTCCCGTTTCGGGTCTGCAGGCAGTAGAGGCTGCCCTTCTCGATCGTAAATTCGAAGTCCTGCACCTCCCGGTAGTGCTCCTCCAGCCGGTTTCGAAGTTCCTGAAGCTGGCGATACATCTCCGGCATCTCTTCGTGCAGGGCGTCGATCGATTTCGGGGTGCGGATACCGGCGACGACGTCCTCGCCCTGGGCATTGGTCAGGTACTCCCCGAAGAGCCGGTTCTCGCCGGTGTCCGGATAGCGCGTGAACGCGACACCGGTCGCCGAATCGTCGCCGAGGTTTCCGAACACCATGGCCACGATGTTGACGGCGGTACCATTCGCCATGTCGGTCGTGATCTCGAACTCGCGCCGGTAGTCCACGGCGCGCTTACCCATCCAGGAGTTGAATACGGCCTTGATGGCGGTCTCGAGCTGCTGGTAGGGATCATCGGGAAAGGGCCG
This genomic interval from Gammaproteobacteria bacterium contains the following:
- the ppdK gene encoding pyruvate, phosphate dikinase is translated as MDNSLQKAPIREDRRALVFAFEDGDGKNKQLLGGKGANLCEMTQIGLNVPPGFVISTEACLSYLENPDHRLPEGLMDTVRVQMAALEEKTGKQFGDGENPLLISVRSGSAMSMPGMMDTILNLGLNIDTLKGLIRQTGGERFAYDAYRRFIQLFGKVALGVPDEAFDIEFDDVKERAGVAQDEGLSARDLREISDRFLEVVVRETGRPFPDDPYQQLETAIKAVFNSWMGKRAVDYRREFEITTDMANGTAVNIVAMVFGNLGDDSATGVAFTRYPDTGENRLFGEYLTNAQGEDVVAGIRTPKSIDALHEEMPEMYRQLQELRNRLEEHYREVQDFEFTIEKGSLYCLQTRNGKMNATALVRASVEMVREGLLSRKEALLRVQPESLEQLLFPRLAPGPKHAPVARGLPASPGAAAGHAVFDADRAEELGRTGRRVILLREETKPEDIHGFFASKGILTARGGKTSHAAVVARGMGKPCVAGAEGISVDVQRRQALVGGHIIREEDLITIDGSTGDVYLGEVPTTEPAFTSELETLLEWADESSTLSVMANADTPDDAERALRYGANGIGLCRTERMFNGVERLPLVIDMILAEDQEQRRVALDSLLPIQRRDFKEILKVMAPRPVTIRLLDPPIHEFLPSEQQLTEELERLRRLSDVVLGVEVLFDTVNLMYSDDAVQPNVLKLADPRLVDEAMIKKETMLRKVRTLTEVNPMLGHRGVRLGITFPEIYAMQIRAVLEAAAECIKEGMDVHPEIMVPQVSTAQELKFVYRTVREVQQSVEEQSGVEVPLKFGTMIEVVRACMRAGSLAEEVEFFSFGTNDLTQATFSFSREDAENKFLPLYNENQILQDNPFEVLDTKGVGKLMELAVGWGRETRSGLKVGICGEHGGHPESIRFCHSIGLSYVSCSGPRVPIARLAAAHAVLMDKGEVEGASAP